Proteins encoded within one genomic window of Bombina bombina isolate aBomBom1 chromosome 1, aBomBom1.pri, whole genome shotgun sequence:
- the LOC128637925 gene encoding uncharacterized protein LOC128637925 has translation MCSTPDGASIGRSTAEVRRALGPPPRSTISSSDIEHAFEVSEEIDCCLRVMRDLTEESSLGETQYPESQEQGISQGTSDRESLIRSAPPDPEDTAALDPSAPPAHVGHAPSAHGRADPGHELPPINDEEAVVEMFNMARQYLEDDHELHGALRLSVEQQGQILERGITVDRERLDIEREKLRIESARIDLGRERFVYERHRDSARLELERDRFIYENQRDSDRLNFDRERLELDRARAAEEQLERQHWERADEHNRVFNRQLFITSGRRGTRERSPPSLHHPKKIRVF, from the exons atgtgcagcacccctgatggagcaagcattggccgatctacag CTGAagtccgaagggctttgggaccccctccaagatctacaatctcctcctcag ATATCGAACATGCATTTGAGGTttcggaggagatcgactgttgtcttcgAGTGATGAGAGATCTGACggaggagtcgtccctgggagagacaCAATATCCCGAATCAcaggagcagggaatctcccaggggacatcaGATAGGGAATCTCTCAtccgttctgcccctcctgacccagaagacACAGCTGCTCTGGATCCTAGTGCCCCTCCTGCCCatgttggtcatgccccatcagctcatggccgtgctgatcctggccacgaactgcctcccatcaatgatgagGAGGCAGTTGTGGAAATGTTCAATATGGCCAGGCAGTACCTGGAAGAtgaccatgagttgcatggggcattaagattatctgttgagcaacaggggcagatattagagaggggcattacagtagatagggaaagattagatatagagagggaaaAGTTGAGGATAGAATCAGCTAGAATAGATTTAGGGAGGGAAAGATTTGTATATGAACGCCATAGGGATAGTGCAAGATtagagttagagagggatagatttatTTATGAAAaccagagggatagtgatagattaaactttgatagggaaagattagaattagatagggccagggcagctgaAGAGCAGTTAGAACGCCAGCATTGGGAGAGAGCAGACGAACACAACAGGGTTTTTAATCGTCAATTGTTTATAACTtctgggagaaggggaacaagggagagatcacccccctctctccatcacccaaaaaaaattagggtgttttaa